The Parambassis ranga chromosome 19, fParRan2.1, whole genome shotgun sequence genome contains a region encoding:
- the LOC114452618 gene encoding PDZ domain-containing RING finger protein 4 isoform X3, whose translation MGCNLCTLQKREEHYKLLYEIAQVNGKELSKSSHEETVESFRAARDPVVVQVIRRTPSGRPHGPPQEIHVVDVCTQTDITFEHIMALAKLRPSTPPVPDVCPFLLSDSCHSLHTMDQDYYEGTDYLSPVPVDGERTEEFEYEEVELCRLSSQEKLGLTLCYRTDEEEDVAIYVSEISPNSIAARDGRIREGDRILQINGQDVQDREEAMAALSNEECRNIILLVARPEMQLEEAWLDDEHSEFLEQLKMEMLEEQQREEMELAALQEEQENEQRAEDDKPTCSTLHHKDSVLSLKDRSESSQHNVLAHIQRRLSQCLRDNRDTTRLEDREDMDDDDMEGDRFQQLLELKCQIRNSGEYDLFYSRRSTIECSMGEQSSVQHELRMLNEELRSIELECQNIMQAHKLRKGQQSPSTGNSMPSTKNQNLHRGEPMRGKLADINERLEKSDKDSSSAYNTAESSRSTPLAMDRSPEHSLQRMVSLTNQRNLCSGLATGPSPSPSPILASRAPVQGKSSSPDHSNPSESDQTPQAEEESKGKLNQCASRIPYFSPSHSSKQRQANIPAHAHHYQSYMQLIQQRSAVEYAQSQLSLLSVCKEPQRPSNEPKMEWKVKIRSDGTRYITKRPVRDRILRERALKIKEERSGGMTTDDDAMSEMKMGRYWSKEERKQHLVRAKEQRKRREFMQRSRLESLRENPQSSSEGRKEVSIIELSHKKMMKKRNKKILDNWMTIQELMTHGTKAPEGAKVHNAFLSVTTV comes from the exons GTGAATGGGAAAGAGCTGTCCAAGTCCAGCCATGAGGAGACTGTGGAGTCCTTTCGTGCTGCCAGGGACCCCGTTGTGGTGCAGGTCATCAGGCGGACCCCCAGCGGCCGCCCCCACGGCCCCCCTCAGGAAATCCATGTGGTGGATGTGTGCACTCAGACCGACATCACCTTTGAACACATCATGGCGCTGGCAAAGCTCCGGCCTTCAACCCCTCCTGTGCCTGACGTCTGTCCCTTTCTGCTCTCAGACAG CTGTCATTCTCTTCATACAATGGACCAGGATTACTATGAAGGGACAGACTACCTCTCCCCTGTTCCAGTGGATGGAGAGAGAACTGAGGAGTTTGAGTATGAG GAAGTGGAATTGTGTCGACTCAGCAGCCAAGAGAAGTTGGGGCTAACTCTGTGTTACAGgacagatgaagaagaggatgtGGCCATCTATGTTAGTGAG aTCAGTCCAAACAGCATTGCTGCCCGAGACGGACGCATCCGAGAGGGGGATCGCATTTTACAG attAATGGCCAAGATGtacaagacagagaggaggcaaTGGCTGCGCTGTCCAACGAAGAGTGTCGAAACATTATACTGCTGGTTGCCAGACCAGAGATGCAG CTGGAGGAGGCCTGGTTGGATGATGAACACAGTGAGTTTCTGGAGCAGCTGAAGATGGAaatgctggaggagcagcaacgAGAAGAGATGGAATTAGCTGCCttacaggaggagcaggagaatgAACAG agagctgaagatGACAAGCCCACCTGCTCCACTCTTCATCATAAGGACAGTGTATTGAGTTTAAAAGACAGATCAGAGAGCTCACAGCATAATGTCTTGGCACACATCCAGAGACGTCTGTCCCAGTGCCTGAGAGACAATCGGGACACCACGCGtctggaggacagagaagacaTGGACGATGATGACATGGAGGGTGATCGTTTCCAGCAACTATTAGAACTGAAGTGTCAGATACGTAACAGCGGTGAGTACGACCTGTTCTACAGCCGCCGCAGCACCATAGAGTGCAGCATGGGGGAGCAGAGCAGTGTACAGCATGAGCTTCGTATGCTCAACGAGGAGCTACGCAGCATCGAACTCGAATGTCAAAACATCATGCAGGCTCATAAGCTGCGTAAAGGACAGCAGTCTCCCTCAACAGGCAATTCCATGCCCTCTACCAAAAATCAGAACCTCCACCGGGGAGAGCCCATGAGGGGTAAGCTGGCTGACATCAATGAAAGGTTGGAGAAATCAGACAAGGACAGCTCCAGTGCCTACAACACAGCTGAGAGTTCACGCAGCACCCCTCTTGCGATGGACCGCTCCCCAGAACACTCTCTACAGAGGATGGTTAGTCTCACCAACCAGAGAAACCTCTGCAGTGGCCTTGCTACTGGCCCCTCTCCTAGCCCAAGCCCCATCCTAGCAAGCCGTGCCCCAGTCCAGGGCAAGAGCAGCAGTCCTGATCACAGCAATCCTTCAGAGTCTGATCAGACACCTCAGGCTGAGGAAGAGAGCAAAGGGAAACTAAACCAATGTGCATCACGGATTCCTTACTTCTCTCCTTCTCACAGTTCCAAGCAAAGACAGGCCAACATCCCAGCTCATGCTCACCACTACCAGAGCTATATGCAGCTCATCCAGCAGCGCTCAGCTGTAGAGTACGCTCAGAGCCAGCTCAGCTTGCTCAGTGTGTGCAAAGAGCCACAGAGGCCCAGTAATGAGCCTAAGATGGAGTGGAAGGTCAAAATCCGCAGCGACGGCACCCGCTACATCACTAAAAGGCCTGTGAGAGATAGGATCCTGCGGGAGCGTGCCCTAAAGATTAAAGAAGAACGTAGTGGGGGGATGACCACAGATGATGATGCCATGAGCGAAATGAAGATGGGGAGGTACTGGAGTAAAGAAGAGAGAAAGCAGCACCTGGTCCGAGCAAAAGAACAGAGGAAACGACGAGAGTTCATGCAGCGAAGTCGGCTGGAGAGCTTGAGGGAGAACCCtcaaagcagcagtgaaggtCGCAAAGAGGTCAGCATTATAGAGCTCAGCCacaagaagatgatgaagaaacgCAACAAGAAGATCTTAGACAACTGGATGACAATCCAGGAGCTGATGACTCATGGTACTAAGGCCCCTGAGGGCGCCAAAGTGCACAATGCCTTCCTTTCAGTCACtactgtataa